In uncultured Bacteroides sp., one genomic interval encodes:
- a CDS encoding M6 family metalloprotease domain-containing protein, producing the protein MKTSDFRLFIYLLIACICLFLQNVQAVPVDRTPIKVLQPDGKSLMLRGHGDEFFHYLTTLDNYTVVKDKNGFYSYAKLNQNNDLIPSEFAAKNEAERGAEEVLFLKSLPTHIRSEVDIVNNATIRKRSSSKNLSKTSLTGQFKGLIILADYQDVKFAATDANNAFYNQLNQNDYSVNNATGSVKQYFHDCSSGLFDTSFTVVGPVTLSHNRSYYGENDDAKAKDMITEACNLANEQINFSDYDSDHDGKVDMVYVIYAGHAESQNANMPELVWPHASAIGESLYLDNVRIYRYACSSELGGRYGTQVMDGIGTLCHEFSHVLGLPDMYDTDYEGSGGQANDPGDWSIMAAGSYLNNSKTPPSYSSFERSLIGWLNPIEITGVGSYSLDPLNVSNKAYVISAQSPNEYFYLENRQQTGWDKFLPGHGMLVFRVDLTNMNVWASNDINVNPKHLYYELLRADNANQGIGDPFPGSGFVTSLTDETVPSMKSWGGVPTEKPITDILENNGSISFTIKDSPYGLFTEDFESIVKETWTKESIDGNAGRWTFSNARVFASSEVGVGSGQKVASIKSGKIEMDFDLNEKLKSISLMACLAPNSIGAKTIKIEVSKDKGINWVSYGDAFIFSDTNMASYNSTIDIESPVRLRIVGVGPAQAFLDNVTVKYEKTATGLFATEKLASCLYVLGNTVYLYSEDAGEQTIDVYNSLGQKIGIQKCEAGWNEITINLKGLYIIKAKGKTYKVLL; encoded by the coding sequence ATGAAAACATCTGATTTTCGTTTATTTATATATTTACTAATAGCTTGCATATGTTTGTTTCTGCAAAATGTGCAGGCTGTTCCAGTTGATAGAACGCCTATTAAAGTATTACAACCCGATGGAAAAAGTTTGATGCTAAGAGGACATGGTGATGAATTCTTCCATTATTTAACTACATTGGATAATTACACAGTTGTAAAAGATAAAAATGGTTTTTATTCATATGCAAAATTAAATCAGAACAATGATTTAATTCCTTCAGAATTTGCAGCAAAGAATGAAGCAGAGAGAGGTGCTGAAGAGGTGTTATTCCTTAAATCATTACCAACTCATATCAGAAGTGAAGTTGATATTGTTAACAATGCTACCATACGTAAGAGATCTAGCTCTAAAAACTTGAGTAAAACCAGCCTTACGGGGCAGTTTAAAGGCTTGATTATATTAGCAGATTATCAAGATGTGAAATTTGCAGCAACAGATGCTAATAACGCTTTTTATAATCAGCTTAATCAAAATGATTATAGCGTAAATAATGCAACAGGGAGTGTAAAACAGTATTTTCATGATTGCTCTTCAGGACTTTTTGATACTAGTTTTACAGTAGTTGGGCCAGTAACTTTAAGTCATAATCGATCTTATTATGGAGAAAATGATGATGCAAAAGCTAAAGATATGATAACAGAGGCTTGTAACCTGGCTAATGAACAAATTAACTTCTCAGATTATGATTCTGATCATGATGGCAAAGTTGATATGGTTTATGTTATTTACGCAGGGCATGCAGAAAGCCAAAATGCAAATATGCCAGAACTTGTTTGGCCTCATGCTTCAGCAATAGGAGAATCTTTATACCTTGATAATGTAAGAATCTATCGTTATGCTTGTTCTTCTGAACTTGGTGGACGATATGGCACGCAAGTGATGGACGGAATAGGAACACTATGCCATGAATTTAGTCATGTTTTGGGGTTACCAGATATGTATGACACCGATTATGAAGGAAGCGGTGGGCAAGCTAATGATCCGGGGGATTGGAGTATTATGGCAGCTGGCAGTTATTTGAATAATAGTAAAACACCACCATCTTATTCTTCTTTTGAACGATCTCTGATTGGCTGGCTTAATCCTATTGAAATAACAGGTGTTGGATCTTATAGTCTTGATCCTCTTAATGTAAGTAATAAGGCATATGTAATTTCTGCTCAAAGTCCTAATGAATATTTTTATTTAGAGAACCGCCAACAAACAGGCTGGGATAAGTTTCTTCCCGGGCATGGTATGCTTGTTTTTAGGGTTGATTTGACAAATATGAATGTATGGGCTTCTAATGATATAAATGTTAATCCCAAGCATCTATATTATGAATTATTACGTGCAGACAATGCAAACCAAGGAATAGGAGATCCATTCCCAGGTAGTGGATTTGTTACATCATTGACAGATGAAACGGTTCCATCTATGAAAAGTTGGGGTGGGGTGCCAACAGAAAAGCCTATTACTGATATTCTAGAGAATAATGGATCTATCTCATTTACCATAAAGGATAGTCCGTATGGTTTGTTTACAGAGGACTTTGAATCAATAGTAAAAGAAACATGGACAAAAGAATCTATTGATGGAAATGCGGGACGTTGGACTTTTTCTAATGCTCGTGTGTTTGCTTCATCAGAAGTTGGAGTTGGTAGTGGACAAAAGGTTGCGTCGATAAAGAGTGGTAAGATTGAAATGGATTTTGATCTCAATGAAAAGTTGAAATCTATATCTTTAATGGCTTGTTTAGCTCCTAATTCGATCGGTGCAAAAACAATAAAAATAGAAGTGTCTAAAGATAAAGGGATAAATTGGGTTTCTTATGGTGATGCATTTATTTTTAGTGACACTAATATGGCCTCATATAATTCTACTATAGATATTGAATCTCCTGTGAGGTTAAGAATTGTAGGGGTGGGGCCAGCTCAAGCTTTTTTAGATAATGTAACTGTTAAATATGAGAAAACTGCCACCGGTTTATTTGCCACTGAAAAATTAGCTTCTTGTTTGTATGTACTAGGAAATACTGTGTATTTATATTCAGAGGATGCAGGGGAGCAGACTATTGACGTTTATAATTCTTTAGGGCAAAAAATAGGGATACAGAAATGCGAAGCAGGCTGGAATGAGATTACAATTAATTTAAAAGGATTGTATATAATAAAAGCTAAAGGCAAAACGTATAAAGTATTATTGTGA